The genomic stretch TAAAATGCAATCAATCACTACACACTAGACTTAATATGatttataaaaagaaaaaatgaaaagattgagAGAAATAAAATTAGAGAAAGAAGTGAGGTAAATATTATAAGAGAAAAGAAAATGAGTTGATCTAAGAATGAGATATAGAAGACAaatgagaaagagaaaaaaaaggaTAATGAggagtatatatatatatatatatatatatatatatatatatatatatatatatatatatatatatatatatatatatatagagagagagagagaatttaTATTAAAATTGTCATAAAATAGATGACAATTCATATTTTGGTTGGAGAAAAAATTTACATAGATCCAAATAATTTGTtgaaaaaaatattatttagacAACGTTTATTTAAGAAGTGTCGTGGCAACTGCATAGCAAAGGGAAAGAATTTTCCTTTCACAAAACTTGCAATAAATACACAATTTTATGTTGAAGTTACCAATTAACTCTTAGAAGAGTCTATAAACCTAATTAACTAAACATTCATTTGTAAATAGTTTGGTGCACATcataattaataataataaataaagatAATATTAATTTGTGCCTCAGAGACATAAGTTAATAgataaatataatttttttattgaAAATCATGTCTGAAATTTATTACAACTTTATAATTAatgatattattattttttttaataaaaactttttattttataaattttttaatatAGACACAAGTTAATATTATCCGATAAATAATTGTAACCAACTATGGGTTGGTCACTAAAAGATTCCTTACGATGAAACTcaattatttaaaaaaaaaacaattaaaaaaatagaGGAAAAAACAAAAAAGTCGGTATAAATTATGTGTAAGAAATTTCTATTTTGGGGATTATGGTATATtttctttatttgtttatttatttatttagtttattaatttattaaattatttattgTTTCCTTCCCTTTCCTTTAATCCATTGTCATTCTGTAGCTGAAATAGCAACTAAGTGCGTTTACTTGGTAGTGACTCAGTGAGTTACACTTCACAAATCTCAACTCGTCTAAGCTTCAAACATGGTCAGAAAACATGGCTGGCAATTACCTGCACACACTTTTCAGGTTAATCTTTTCATTCTTCTGGTTTTGCACTTCTATTTTTTTGTTAGGGTTTGTTCGATTCCGATTTGGTGGTGTGTATTTTCATTGCATAGTTCAGGTAATGGCTTAATTGGAACTTGTAATTTAGCTGCTGGCTCAGAAAGGTCTAATTTGTGGTAGTTGAGTAGTGTTTTAGTTTTTCAGTGTAGCAAGATTTGGAGATtttttgattttgttttgattCAGGTTTTCCCCTTTTCTTATCAtggttttaaaaattgttttttttttgggtaaaatattttcaaaatagGTGTTTATTTTGGAAGCTTAAAAagagtttttctttttttttggaATAATAACTATCTAGCAAATTGTTTTTTTTAGGGTTGGGTTAAGAAGTTATAGATCGAATAGTTCCCCTTTTGTCTTCTATGTCTTGCACAAGTCTTCATCTAGTTATGAACTGAGTGAAATAGTATGGGTGGTAGAATTTGACATCTTTACATTTCTCATATTCTGCTCCCTGATTCAAAAATAATAGACCCACGAACAAGAGGCAATGGCAAGCGTGTTGTTAGTTGATAAGTTAGATGATGCAGAATAGAAATGAGCTATTGCTATATTATGGTAGATTGGAGTTTTTTTTTGGAGGATATAAGGTAACATGTGAGGGGGCTGTACTTGAGGAAAATGTGCTGCAAGTTTTAGGATGTCAAATATGATACAGTGCATGTTTCGATGTGCGGTGGAGGGTGTGAAAAGTGATTTTCCTTGAATCAAATAAGTGAATTTTGCTAAATCTAGTTCTTTCAAAATCACTTTTGGTAAATACTCACAAAAAAGCATACACAAATATAAGAGAAAGGGTGCAGATGCTTTTTTAAACTATAACTACTGATAATGTACTCCGATACTCGATGAGTTATTTGACACATACAATATTGTTATACAACTACAAGTTTTGAAAGGTTAGGATCTTATGCATTTCTTAAAGTAACCGCAGAGGATcttaattcattttaaaaattgcCTTACTCTTCTCTCAGAAATGGAAATACACTACTGCATCACATCATTTTCATTTAAATATAAACATAACTCTGGATGGTGACGAGCAGCTATCAGTTATGTTTGAGCTTCTGAGGCTCTTGATGTCTGTTTCTGTCAGTTTAAAACTCTCCTACGAGACTTTAGAAAATGAAATGAAGTTTTATAATGAATACCTTCGCTATTGGCTTTGGTTCCTCAACTGAAATCATTAGGTTTAAAACAATCTAATGATGATGCATAGAGAGAAAACTCACCCCTGTGAAGTTCGTTCACATTAATATGAACTAGAAGTATAACAAATTTTAATCTAACTTAAGAAGGAAGtgttatatttaaaaaaataaaaataaaaataaaagtaagCTTAGCATCTGACACAGGCAGGGAACTGTAATTTACACTAATATATAAAATAACTAATTTAATTTTTATTGGCTACATGGCCCATGCACCATTTAAATGGGAAAAATAAATTTGATCCTCACATCAGGAAAATAAACTACTATTATTCTTTCATATTCTTCAGCAATGCTTAGTGCTGTGATTACTGATTACACATGGACTTCTGTGACTTGTACTTTATCAGTTGCAGGCATGCCAACTTATTTTTCTAAAATTGTTGGCTCTTACATGAATAGGTTGTTGCAATCACTGTATTCTGCTTGTTGGTGATTGCTTTCTATGCTTTCCTTGCACCGTTTGTTGGAGGTCATATATGGGAATACACCTTTATTGGTGTCTACTCTCCTGTGGTATGTAAATTGCCTTTTTTGTAATTCTACCTCATTTTGTATATATTATTTTCTTACCCGCAGGAGGTATGGCTAATGTTGTCTCATTCTTGTGGCATTGCAGGCACTCATTGTTTTCATTCTCTATGCTAGATGTACTGCAATTAACCCTGCAGATCCTGGCATTATGTCTAAATTTGACCCTAGAGTGGGAAATACGTTCGACCCTGCCCATGGGTTGTTGGGCAAGCATCAATCTTCTGAACGCGGTGATGTTGCTGCAGGAGAGCATTCCTCCCTGTCATCTGCTGCTTCCAAAAGGTCTATGACAAATATGAGCAAGAAAAGTTCAGTGGAAGATCCTGACAGGGTCGATGATTTGAGAAATCAGTATAAACCAAGCTCATGTGATGTAATTGGGGGAATTTGCTGCATATTATTTTCTCATGAAGATTGCCGGAAACAGGAAACAGCTGATGAGCAGGGCGGTGGGGAAGATGCTCTGTTCTGCACTTTGTGCAATTCTGAGGTATTATGTTGTGATTTGTGACTCTTTGATACTTTGTAGAATATATTTCAATTTTAGTTCTTTCTTTTCTATCACTTTGGTTGCAGAATATATATTTCAGTTTTAGTTCTTTTTGTTTTTATCGTTTTTCTTTTACCCCTGTTTTGCTATTAATTGCATAGCATAAAATTATGTCACTAGTATAATAACAAATCTTGGGATGAATAGtcattaaaatatttttttccTCATTCTTTAAATACTATGTTTTGTTGATATAAATTAAGTCAGGAGCTGAGCAAATCATAAAGATGATACTAAATAATTTGTGGCATATCCTCCTAAGGGATTTTTGAGTGATAGAGATGCTGGTGAATTGTGAGCCCCTTTGCTGCCATTCCATTGTCTATTTTTGGAAATTCCTGCCACTAACTATTTGGAACACAATTTTGGTTACTCTAATTTTATAAACATATGTGGTTGCATTCAGTTGTGAATATAAACATTTAGAGAATAGCTTTATACCTCAAATCTCTGCTTCTCCCTCAGTTTGTATGATTTGTTTCCCATGTTGTAGGTGCGCAAGTTCAGTAAACATTGTAGAAGTTGCGATAAATGTGTTGATGGCTTTGATCACCATTGTCGGGTATGATTTCGTTTGATGAGGGAAAGGTTACATCATGGAGTGTTGTTCAACTCTGGTTTAACATTTTATTCATTTCTTTCAACTTTGATCTTCACCTGATACATCACATTGCTGCAGTGGCTTAACAACTGCGTGGGTCAGAAAAATTACCATTCTTTTATTTCTCTTATGGCCTTTAGTCTTACATGGGTATGTATATTGGTCCactaattttaattatttaaaagTAATACTTTGTTTTGTTGCTAATAATGTCATTTCTACTTATTCTTCCGCACTCAGCTTGTTATTGAAGCTGGAGTCGGTATTGCTGTTTTAGTGCGTTTCTTTGTTAACAAGAGAGGAATGGAATCTGAAATCATTGATAGACTTGGAAATGGATTCTCTCGTCCCCCGTTTGCTGCAGTTGTGGTATCTCTTCTATTTAGGTTTTATAATATAAGTAAATCTGGATGTGGCAGCTGGCCATCACTAAGTATATTCGAAAATTTATGTTTCTTGTTTAATATTGTAGGTTGTGTGTACTGCAGTTTCTGTCTTGGCTTGTGTGCCTTTGGGTGAGCTTTTCTTTTTCCACATGATCCTAATCAGGAAGGTCAGTGATTCAGTAGCTGAGATTCTGAGGTTGTTTTTCTGTTCTTATTTTCCCCCCAACCCCATTCCTTAATGAATGCTTCTATAGAATCTATACTGCTTGTCTAATCTAGTTTATTGAGGGAGCTTTATGTAGTGGATTTTAAGGTGCACATTTTGGAACCCTAAATTTTTTTCTAGAAATAGATCATTTTCTGAATGAATTTGTATTCATAATTTGTTTTCCCTTGATTGAAATCCATTTATCTGGAAAAGAAAATAGCAATATGGTCACCACATAGTTTTTTAGGGAAAGTTTCAAAAAGGATTCTCAATTTAACTGTCCACGTTTAGGAATGGGAATCTCATTTCATTGTTTTTCTGTTATGATAGAAGAACTTTATTTAGTTTAAAGAAATTAAAATACAAAGGCAGAGAAGGTTAAAACATCCTCCTAATGAAGCAACAGTATACATGGTTAAAAAAGTTTAAACATTAAAGAGAGACATCCATACTACTAAAACAAAATTCCAGTGTTAGTTACTGTCACACTAAAGCCTTTTGGAATGATGCTTGAGATTTCTTGCTTCTACCCTGAGATTTAAATATCACTATTAGCTTTAAGTTTCTAGCTAGAATTATTTAGCCATTTCACGTAGAGTGGTTCTCTTATCTTCCATCCTTTCTTCTTTTGGATCAGGGTATCACAACATATGAGTATGTTGTAGCAATGAGAGCCATGAGTGAAGCACCTCCAGGGGCATCTGTGGATGGGGATTTGCCAAATATACTTTACTCTCCAACAGGCTCAGCCACAACTGGATTGAGTGGAGGAAGTTCTCTTGGATTGCAGTACAAAGGGGCATGGTGTACCCCTCCTAGGGTATTTGTGGACTATCAGGTACTTAATTTGGATTTTATTTTCATCCATATATTTATTGTTTGGACTAAAAATAAGTTATGCAGCAATATTAAGTACCAAAAGATTTTTGTTGACTTTTTATATCATAGATTTGTAGCAAGGAAACTTTAGTGAAGAACTCTTGGGCAATAATCAAAGCATGAAAAGTTTTTCTTATGTAGTTTAAATCTTTTATTACAGCAAATTGCTATAGATGTTTAAATGTTTAATCTATTCAAAGGGTATTCCAATTACATTGTGGATCACTCCATTCTgactaataataataatataaattcACATGTAGAAAATCAAATCAGGATAGGATGAATAATAATGTTTTCGAAAGAAATTCACATTAATGTGGGTTACTAGCTACTTTTCATGTCAATCCATTTAATTTGAACTTTTACACTTATATTTAATGAACCTCTGATTATGCAAATTGCATCATTACATGTTAACATATTTGACTGTCTTTCTTTTCTTGACAAGAAAAAAATGTTGATTTGCTCTTAATAAGTGTTTGTGACTTGGTTCATGGAGCTTGCTTTAAACATTGGTTTCAGGATGAAGTTGTGCCTCACTTGGAGCCCGGAATGCTGCCATCAACTGTTGATCCAGATGCAGCTGGGTTTGCAGAAAGAGGGCAAAAGATGCCAAAAAGGCCTGTTCGTATTAGTGCTTGGAAGCTTGCTAAATTGGATTCTCAAGAGGCAGTGAGAGCAGCTGCTAAAGCCAGGGCATCTTCTTCCGTTTTGCGACCTGTAGATAGCCACCGTCCACCCGATGCAGAATTAAGCTCTAGTGGAAACATGAGCATCAGAAGTAGTATGAGCATAGATACTGGAAATAATAAGGAAGTAAACAAGTTAAGATTGTCTCCAGTGAGGAATTTGATTGCCCCTAGTCAAGGGAGCCGTGACGAGTATGAAACTGGAACTCAAAGTATGAGTAGTTTCAGTAGTCCAAGCCATGCTCAAGAGGCAGTTACACTAAGCCCTCTTCCACAGGGACGTACTTTGGGCGGCTTCAGGACCGGTATTTCAGTTCCTAGTTTGGTGCCTGAGCGTCCTTTAACTTCTAAAGCAACATTGCCAAACTTCAGGAACCCAATATCCAATCCATCTCTTGGATTTGATGCAACAATGATGCTGAAGGGAGCAAGTAATGACCCGTTACTGCTTTCAGCTTCCAGCACGTCCATTCTAAGAGATGTGAAACGGACATCAGTTGTTTGGGATCAAGAAGCCGGCAGATATATCTCAGTTCCTTCATTGCCTTCAGAAGCTCGAAATAGGCCATCTCTGCAAATAGAAATGCCAAATTTAAATACTGATACAAGCAATATTGGAAGGAAACCAGTGATACCTCCACAGGAACCGGTGTCATCTGCACCTAAATCTCCAAGGCAGCATGCACAGAATCTGACGTATACAGGAGAGTCTATCTTTTTTGGTGGTCCATTTTTGAGTGTGGCTGCTAAAGATGGTTTGAGAAATGAAAGAAATTTGGGATCAGTAGAGGCCCATGATAGCATAGCAGTAAACTTACTCCAAGAGCCAAGGTATAGAAGAGATTCACATTCAAATCAACTTCCAGTGTTTGTTCCTGGTGGTTTTGATAATGCTCTTCAACCTCGGTCCGACATGAATTAGCTTAAGATGTTTGAGATTCTTATGAGTTGGACACAGTCTATGTTGGGGTCAAGAGGATAGCGAAGGTTTTTTTATGCTAAAATGATCCTGCAGACACCATGATGGATTGTGGCCTTTCTGTCTATACATTATGGTGCGCAACAACATTCTCGACTCAATCAACTAAACGGTTTGTATATCAAATCAACATTTAGGTTTGACATCTGTCATCTGACAGCCTGTATGTTTGAGCTACATCTCAATGCTACTGAGCTTTTGAAAGAATGAGCTCCATTCTTCCTTCTGCTAAACATTCCTTGAGAACAGTGAATCTTCCGTTGTGGTAGATGAAATCTCAAAGCAAAATCGCATGACACTTCATTATTGTAGTTTTGTTTCTGTAGATGTTAAAAGTGAGTGCATTTTAAAGTACAGTGTTTTGAGCAAAAAAATTAATCATTTAGATTTAGGTaaaatatttcatttttaaatacatTAAGGGACATTTCCACCTATCAAATGATTTGATGTTTACATAGAGATCTATCTAATTGTTTGACGTTTTACAATTTGTCTTAGATTTGGATCCATTGGTGGTATTCATTTAAATTACTTTTCATTTTACTATTAAAAAATGCTCATTATAGGTCAGAGATAAAAAAATgtattaaatattttaaaattagaTTAATTCTAATTTCTTCGATTtacttttttttatttattttatatttcGTTAACAACTTCATTTCGTTTATTGAAAACACTGATGATAATAATCTATAAAAATacttccttttttttttctttcaataATACTTGTTTTAAAATGGAATGGATATATACGAAGCTAATTACGTATgtatattattattaattaataattaatttagtaATATGGTCTTGAACCTTCAATTGAATCGAAGGTATTGATTATTTTACATCAAACACTTAACTAAGTCAGAGCTTCGTTTACGGTATTGACTATTTTACATCAAACACTTAACTAAGTCAGAGCTTCGTTTACGGTATTGACTATTTTAcatcaaacacttaaccgtgtcAATAAAAGATTCAGTTTTTGAAACACATTATGGTAGCTATCAACAATGAAAAAGATCACTACTATGCTAAATCTCTAGTTATTTATGGAGACAAGTTGAATTATTGGAATGATATAATCTACTATGCTAAATCTCTAGTTATTTATGGAGACAAGTTGGATTACTGGAATGATATAATCAAAAATTTCTTCTTCGGTTATGATGCATAATTATGGGATATGGTCATTAATGACTATACAC from Lathyrus oleraceus cultivar Zhongwan6 chromosome 7, CAAS_Psat_ZW6_1.0, whole genome shotgun sequence encodes the following:
- the LOC127101134 gene encoding probable protein S-acyltransferase 19, with translation MVRKHGWQLPAHTFQVVAITVFCLLVIAFYAFLAPFVGGHIWEYTFIGVYSPVALIVFILYARCTAINPADPGIMSKFDPRVGNTFDPAHGLLGKHQSSERGDVAAGEHSSLSSAASKRSMTNMSKKSSVEDPDRVDDLRNQYKPSSCDVIGGICCILFSHEDCRKQETADEQGGGEDALFCTLCNSEVRKFSKHCRSCDKCVDGFDHHCRWLNNCVGQKNYHSFISLMAFSLTWLVIEAGVGIAVLVRFFVNKRGMESEIIDRLGNGFSRPPFAAVVVVCTAVSVLACVPLGELFFFHMILIRKGITTYEYVVAMRAMSEAPPGASVDGDLPNILYSPTGSATTGLSGGSSLGLQYKGAWCTPPRVFVDYQDEVVPHLEPGMLPSTVDPDAAGFAERGQKMPKRPVRISAWKLAKLDSQEAVRAAAKARASSSVLRPVDSHRPPDAELSSSGNMSIRSSMSIDTGNNKEVNKLRLSPVRNLIAPSQGSRDEYETGTQSMSSFSSPSHAQEAVTLSPLPQGRTLGGFRTGISVPSLVPERPLTSKATLPNFRNPISNPSLGFDATMMLKGASNDPLLLSASSTSILRDVKRTSVVWDQEAGRYISVPSLPSEARNRPSLQIEMPNLNTDTSNIGRKPVIPPQEPVSSAPKSPRQHAQNLTYTGESIFFGGPFLSVAAKDGLRNERNLGSVEAHDSIAVNLLQEPRYRRDSHSNQLPVFVPGGFDNALQPRSDMN